One genomic window of Glycine soja cultivar W05 chromosome 9, ASM419377v2, whole genome shotgun sequence includes the following:
- the LOC114368175 gene encoding agamous-like MADS-box protein AGL80 produces the protein MVRPKLILKPIPNGRDRDLAFTKRKKALMTKMTEFSNVCGVKACMIMYDGNYGDAPPLTWPQDDPIEVHSIIKRYESIKNEKHPKNFDLNNFFEIRKNMVDNDISKVQKRDPQDQISNLAFKLQQPRCRGAEEFH, from the coding sequence ATGGTTCGtccaaaattaatcttaaagcCAATCCCAAATGGGAGAGATCGTGATTTGGCTTTCACGAAGAGAAAGAAGGCACTAATGACGAAAATGACTGAATTTTCTAACGTGTGTGGagtcaaagcttgcatgattatGTATGATGGCAATTATGGTGATGCTCCACCACTGACTTGGCCCCAAGATGACCCTATTGAGGTGCACTCCATCATTAAAAGGTATGAGAGTATAAAGAATGAGAAACATCCTAAGAACTTTGATCTGAATAACTTTTTTGAGATTAGGAAGAATATGGTTGACAATGATATTTCCAAAGTCCAAAAAAGAGACCCTCAAGATCAAATATCCAACTTGGCATTCAAGCTTCAACAACCTAGGTGTAGAGGAGCTGAGGAATTTCATTGA